In a genomic window of Procambarus clarkii isolate CNS0578487 chromosome 10, FALCON_Pclarkii_2.0, whole genome shotgun sequence:
- the Cul4 gene encoding cullin-4A: MMSSQRQSFVSESVTNGQRKRFSSGSPDCPHLQKKICRQTDMMESQKLANFSVAPNGVSKTTVLGKKQGAEKKVLAIKNFKVHNQPAVDHIAESWRFLREAVVAIQESRKLRDNLTQEDLYRYVDNLITQRPPALLYADLRELTEKHIKSRLNQFLSGTSDRLTFLRQLNDCWTHHCHQMKMVCNIFLALDRGYVLQNAQVSSIWDMGLELFRQHILEEVVVENRCVDGLLMMIEKERSGETIDRSLVKSLLRMLSSLQVYHKVFENKFLVATEQLYLREGQRLTQDRDVPQYLLHVDKRLTEENNRVLHYLDMSTKRQLIYCVEKQLLSEHKTLLLQKGLDSLLDQNRRHDLSLLYNLFARIKGGLEDLCTHFNAYIKSYGKTIVINPEKDKGMVQELLDFKDKMDGIVSECFNSSDKFVLALKEAFEHFINQRLNKPAELIAKFVDGKLRAGNKEATEDELERLLDKIMVLFRFIHGKDVFEAFYKKDLAKRLLVGKSASVDAEKSMLSKLKQECGPGFTSKLEGMFKDMELSKDIMLAFKQNSQLGSTAMELNVNILTMGYWPNYPLMEVNMPPEMVNYQQIFTKFYLAKHSNRKLQWQPTLGHCVLKAAFTQGAKELQVSLFQALVLLLFNKADSLSLGDIATGTNIEDGELRRTLQSLACGKARVLQKTPRSKDVNDDDKFIYNKDFTNQLFRIRINQIQMKETSEEQQQTEERVFQDRQYQIDAAIVRIMKMRKVLPHNLLITELYNQLKFPVKPADLKKRIESLIDRDYMERDKDNPNTYNYVA; this comes from the exons ATGATGTCTTCTCAGAGGCAAAGCTTTGTCAGTGAGAGTGTAACAAACGGCCAGAGAAAAAGGTTTTCGTCGGGTTCACCGGATTGTCCTCACTTGCAAAAGAAAATTTGCCGACAGACAGACATGATGGAGAGTCAAAAACTAGCTAATTTCTCAGTTGCTCCCAATGGTGTTAGTAAAACCACGGTCCTCGGGAAGAAGCAAGGGGCAGAAAAGAAGGTCTTGGCTATTAAGAACTTTAAAG TGCACAACCAACCAGCCGTTGACCACATTGCCGAATCCTGGCGATTTTTGAGGGAAGCGGTGGTTGCCATTCAGGAATCAAGAAAGTTGAGAGATAACCTCACGCAGGAGGATCTTTATCGATATGTAGACAACCTTATTACACAACGGCCTCCAGCATTACTTTATGCTGACCTTAGAG AGTTGACAGAGAAGCACATTAAATCACGATTGAATCAGTTCTTGAGTGGTACCAGTGATCGCTTGACATTCTTACGACAACTAAATGATTGCTGGACACACCACTGTCATCAAATGAAGATGGTTTGTAACATCTTCCTGGCTCTTGACAGAGGTTATGTACTGCAGAATGCTCAGGTTTCTTCCATATG GGATATGGGTCTAGAATTGTTCCGGCAACATATTTTAGAGGAAGTAGTAGTAGAAAATCGATGTGTTGATGGTTTGCTAATGATGATAGAAAAAGAACGGTCAGGGGAGACTATCGACAGATCACTCGTCAAATCCCTCCTTAGAATGCTCTCTTCTCTTCAAGTGTATCACAAAGTTTTTGAGAATAA GTTTTTAGTGGCAACAGAACAACTTTACCTCCGTGAGGGACAGAGACTCACACAGGATCGTGATGTCCCGCAGTACCTACTCCATGTTGACAAAAGACTCACTGAGGAGAACAATAGAGTCCTTCATTACCTAGATATGTCAACTAA ACGGCAGTTGATATATTGTGTGGAGAAGCAACTGTTAAGTGAACACAAAACTCTTCTGCTTCAAAAGGGGCTAGACTCCCTCCTTGATCAGAATCGTCGCCACGACCTCTCTCTCTTGTATAACCTCTTTGCCCGTATTAAGGGAGGATTGGAAGATCTTTGTACCCATTTTAATGCTTATATTAAG TCGTATGGGAAAACAATTGTAATCAACCCCGAGAAAGATAAaggaatggtacaggaacttcttGATTTTAAGGATAAGATGGATGGCATTGTTAGTGAATGCTTCAACTCTTCCGATAAGTTTGTTTTAGCATTGAAAGAAGCATTTGAGCATTTCATAAATCAGAGACTCAACAAGCCAGCTGAGTTAATAG CTAAGTTTGTAGATGGTAAGCTACGTGCTGGTAACAAAGAAGCAACCGAAGATGAACTTGAACGACTCCTAGACAAAATTATGGTTCTTTTTAGATTTATTCATGGCAAGGATGTGTTTGAAGCTTTTTACAAGAAA GATTTGGCGAAGCGTTTGTTAGTTGGTAAATCGGCCAGTGTAGATGCAGAAAAGAGCATGCTGAGCAAGTTGAAGCAAGAATGTGGGCCTGGATTTACTAGTAAGCTAGAAGGCATGTTTAAAGACATGGAATTATCCAAGGACATAATGCTGGCCTTTAAACAA AATTCGCAACTGGGCAGCACAGCCATGGAGCTTAATGTTAACATTTTAACAATGGGTTACTGGCCAAATTACCCATTGATGGAAGTCAATATGCCACCAGAAATGGTTAATTATCAACAGATCTTCACAAAGTTCTATCTAGCTAAACATAGTAATAGAAAATTGCAG TGGCAGCCAACACTGGGTCACTGTGTTTTGAAAGCAGCATTTACTCAGGGTGCCAAAGAGCTCCAGGTATCATTGTTTCAGGCTTTAGTACTACTATTGTTTAATAAAGCAGACTCCCTTTCATTAGGAGATATAGCAACTGGAACAAATATTGAG GATGGTGAGCTTCGCCGTACTTTGCAGTCTTTAGCATGCGGCAAAGCAAGAGTTCTCCAGAAAACTCCACGTAGTAAGGATGTTAATGATGATGACAAGTTTATCTACAATAAAGACTTCACTAACCAACTGTTTCGGATCAGAATTAATCAAATTCAAATGAAGGAAACG AGTGAGGAACAGCAACAGACCGAAGAAAGAGTTTTTCAGGACCGGCAATACCAAATTGATGCAGCAATTGTTCGAATCATGAAAATGAGGAAGGTTCTGCCTCATAATCTCCTTATTACTGAACTATACAACCAATTGAAGTTTCCTGTCAAG ccTGCTGATTTGAAAAAGAGGATAGAATCTCTTATTGATCGCGACTACATGGAGCGAGACAAGGACAACCCTAATACCTACAATTATGTGGCATAA